The bacterium genome contains the following window.
ATAAAGGGAGTAAGCCCATCTTATCATAAAATTCATCGCCTTAAACTTTTAAAAGGACGGTTTATATCTTCTTTAGATGAAAAAATGAAAAATAGGGTTTGTGTTTTAGAAAATTCAATACATACTAAAAAAATTTTTGGTTTATCTTTTCCTGTTGGAGGGAAGATTTTTATCAATCAGCAAAGTTTCAAGGTAATAGGCGTGGTAGAAAAAAAGGCTAATTTAAATAGGAATGAAGAGGGAATAGCCTATTTACCATTTACCACTTTTCAAAAAACAGGAAAAACATTTCCACCTCAAACCCTTTATGTTCAACTTATTTCACCAGCCGTGATAAAAGATGCTTCTTCTGAAATAAAAAGAATCTTAAATTTGAAACATAGAGATACAAAATTTATTTTCCATTCCTTAACAGAAACATTAGAAGCTACACAGCGACTAATTAGATTAGCCACATTAGTAATTACTGGTATTGCTAGTATATCTTTACTGGTTGGAGGAATTGGGATAATGAATATAATGCTTGTGTCAGTTACAGAAAGAACCAAAGAGATAGGGATAAGATTAGCAGTTGGTGCGAGAAAAAAAGATATTTTAACCCAATTTTTAACAGAAGCGGTTCTATTAAGTATAATTGGTGGTATTGCTGGAATTGCAATGGGAATAATTATTGGCTTTTTTATTACCCCCTTTTTTAATATACCTTTAACAATTCCTACATCGGGAATAATAATAGGTTTTATCTTTTCTGTAGCAGTTGGGATAGCTTCCGGAGTTTATCCAGCTAAAAAAGCATCTAATTTAACCCCTGTTGAGGCATTAAGATATGAGT
Protein-coding sequences here:
- a CDS encoding ABC transporter permease — translated: TIIGIAVGIASIIIISFLGEGNRINILIEMEKIGADLLWINTESKNRNFFIEGFSKKDLIDLKLSSKVKAVSFEESLSSIPLRHLNKKGYFTIKGVSPSYHKIHRLKLLKGRFISSLDEKMKNRVCVLENSIHTKKIFGLSFPVGGKIFINQQSFKVIGVVEKKANLNRNEEGIAYLPFTTFQKTGKTFPPQTLYVQLISPAVIKDASSEIKRILNLKHRDTKFIFHSLTETLEATQRLIRLATLVITGIASISLLVGGIGIMNIMLVSVTERTKEIGIRLAVGARKKDILTQFLTEAVLLSIIGGIAGIAMGIIIGFFITPFFNIPLTIPTSGIIIGFIFSVAVGIASGVYPAKKASNLTPVEALRYE